From a region of the Octopus sinensis linkage group LG18, ASM634580v1, whole genome shotgun sequence genome:
- the LOC115221565 gene encoding short-chain collagen C4-like: protein MNWDTSTTMAAHVQPDHKKEHTRWGRTTCPPYSNLVYDGVVGGQFFDHTGGGSNLLCLPNDPIWANYTTEVEEGGYIYGSEYEIGHYSNKLFSFANAKTLHEHNVPCAVCLTRQPAVVMMLPARTQCYDGWTAEYSGYLMTERHSHKGRHEYVCVDYAPEADPAGYRNENGALLYFVQASCGSLPCPPYVNGQELTCVVCSKY from the exons atgaattgggatacctctaccacaatggctgcGCATGTTCAACCTGATCACAAAAAAGAAC atacccggtggggcagaacaacttgtcctccttattcaaatcttgtatatgacg gtgtggTTGGTGGACAATTCTTTGACCACACAGGTGGCGGTAGTAATCTCTTGTGTTTACCTAAcgatcccatttgggccaattatacgacTGAAGTTGAAGAAGGTGGttacatttatggcagtgaatatgaAATTGGCCACTACTcaaataaactcttttcttttgctaacgctaAAACACTTCATGAgcacaacgttccgtgcgctgtctgtttgacacgacaacctgctgttgttatgatgttaccagcaaGGACACAGTGTTACGAtggttggacagctgagtattcaGGGTATTTGATGACCGAGCGTCATAGTCATAAAGgcagacatgaatatgtgtgtgtggattatgcaccagaagctgatccagcggGTTACCGAAACGAAAATGGAGCTttattatatttcgttcaggcttcttgtggttcattgccatgtccaccgtatgtcaatggtcaagaattaacctgcgttgtgtgcagtaaatattga